ACCTATGACAAGGTTTATACGGTCACTTCAATTTCTAATCTTATTCCTATAAAGCTTGATCTATCAAAATTAAACTACCCTCATTGGAGCAAACTTTTCTCCGTTCACTGTGAGGGTTTCAAAGTTGGCAAGTTCATCATAACCGCAACTACACCTGAAGAATTAGCATCAGCTACATGGCGTAAGGCTGATGCTGTTGTCCAAATGTGGATCTACTCAACGATCTCTGAGTCTCTTCTTGAACGACTCTTAAATTCTGATTCTACCAACGCGTTCCTAGCATGGttgtttctaaaaaaaaatttccaagataACAAGAGGTCTAAGACACTCGAGTTAACTGCTGAACTACGCAACATCACCATCGTGGATCAAACCGTCGAAGAGTACTTTCGTTCCATCGACAAAATTGCAACACAATTGAAGAACCTTGGCTCCACTGTTAGTGAACCTGACCTCGTCACATACGCCGTTAATGGTCTCAATGACAAATACCGCACGCATCCCTCATCATCCTTATTCGTGAACTGTTTCCAGATTTCAAAACCGTTCGATCGATGTTAAAGTTGGAAGAATTGCAACTCAATCGAAAGAATCACACTAGCTCGTCACAAAACTCCATCGGCACTCCATCTTCACCATCGGTTCTACTTGCTCAGGCTGCACCACCATCGCCGCAACACCCTAGACCACCCCAGGTATGCCGTAATTTCAATAGGGGTTCATGTTGCTTCGGTGAAAAGTGCAGGTACCTACACCAACCCCATCGTACACCTGCTCCCAATACGTCTGGTAATGGATCCTCTAATTTTATTATGGGTACAATCAGaccaaataataatcataatagtcagGCCCAACTTCTGGGTATTATTCAAGCCCAGCAGCAGTTTATCAATAAATATACTTTGCCCAAGCCCAACTTCTGTCCTCCATTGGCCGAGCACGTAAGCCCACCTGGCTTCCCTACTTATCCACAAGCTAATTATGTTGGGCCTGGTACTGTTAATGGATCGCAACAGGCATTTCAGCCCAATAGTGCTGGACAGTCGCAAGTTTTTAATGGACATGGACATACTAGTGGGCCTAATACTCTTTTCAACCCACAATCAGGCTTTTTCAGTCACCAACCTGCAGCCCAGGAAACTGTTATACCACAGGCTTTCACTGCTACTACTTTACCTGACTATGGTAACACAGGCTGGACTATGGATACAGGTGCGACTACTCACCTTACATCTAGTATTAAAAATTTAAGTACCATTTTTGATCATTGCATGTACCTTTCTATCTATGTTGGTGACGGGAAATCCATTCCTGTCATCAACACTGGTCATAGCATTTTGCCAAACCCCAACCGTCCACTTTACCTTAATAACGTTCTTTTTACACCTGATATTgttaaaaaccttatttctgtACGCCATTTTACACGTGATAATAAAGTTTCTGTTAGTTTTGAC
This genomic stretch from Rutidosis leptorrhynchoides isolate AG116_Rl617_1_P2 chromosome 11, CSIRO_AGI_Rlap_v1, whole genome shotgun sequence harbors:
- the LOC139874682 gene encoding uncharacterized protein: MATYDKVYTVTSISNLIPIKLDLSKLNYPHWSKLFSVHCEGFKVGKFIITATTPEELASATWRKADAVVQMWIYSTISESLLERLLNSDSTNAFLAWLFLKKNFQDNKRSKTLELTAELRNITIVDQTVEEYFRSIDKIATQLKNLGSTVSEPDLVTYAVNDFKTVRSMLKLEELQLNRKNHTSSSQNSIGTPSSPSVLLAQAAPPSPQHPRPPQVCRNFNRGSCCFGEKCRYLHQPHRTPAPNTSGNGSSNFIMGTIRPNNNHNSQAQLLGIIQAQQQFINKYTLPKPNFCPPLAEHVSPPGFPTYPQANYVGPGTVNGSQQAFQPNSAGQSQVFNGHGHTSGPNTLFNPQSGFFSHQPAAQETVIPQAFTATTLPDYGNTGWTMDTGATTHLTSSIKNLSTIFDHCMYLSIYVGDGKSIPVINTGHSILPNPNRPLYLNNVLFTPDIVKNLISVRHFTRDNKVSVSFDEFGFSVKNYLTSHLLLRCDSTGDFYPFTSQPASPTHHALLTSSSIWHQRLGHRSIDVFRHLISNNSIACNETKSPVLCHACQLGKHVRLPFDSSVSHVTSLFDIVHSDLWTSPVPSLSSYKYYVIFLDYFSHYLWV